One Anoplopoma fimbria isolate UVic2021 breed Golden Eagle Sablefish chromosome 2, Afim_UVic_2022, whole genome shotgun sequence DNA window includes the following coding sequences:
- the LOC129107807 gene encoding uncharacterized protein LOC129107807, with protein MNTTEKKLADLIREHPNLYDQSRRDYKDNLKGHLSWRDIADNMGKSEEEVKLKWKNLRDKFCKAKKRLAKRHLPLLTDEENPVERPVPVLYNQLAWLSAYVKPKAEPGSGEADEVGGSGDDVEKEQDKDEKEQHCPLPVVTTSFSLVESCQNNHQEMGLSLKRKRHTTTETEISSADALTSLRDEDELFLLSLLPSLKRLTIKKRMEVRMKFQQVLYAAEFEG; from the exons ATGAACACGACCGAGAAGAAGCTGGCGGACCTGATACGAGAACACCCGAACCTGTACGACCAGTCACGGCGGGACTACAAAGACAACCTGAAGGGGCATTTGTCCTGGAGAGACATCGCGGACAACATGGGAAAgtcggaggaggaggtgaagctcAAATGGAAAAATCTGCGCGACAAGTTCTGCAAGGCGAAGAAACGTCTCGCCAAGAGACACTTGCCTCTGCTGACCGACGAAGAGAACCCGGTGGAGAGGCCGGTCCCGGTGCTGTACAACCAGCTGGCCTGGCTCAGCGCTTACGTCAAACCCAAAGCAGAGCCCGGCTCTGGAGAAGCCGACGAG GTAGGTGGAAGTGGTGATGACGTGGAGAAAGAGCAAGATAAAGACGAGAAGGAGCAGCATTGTCCCCTGCCTGTGGTTACTACTAGCTTTTCTCTCGTGGAGTCCTGTCAAAACAACCATCAGGAGATGGGACTCTCTCTTAAACGTAAGAGGCATACAACCACAGAGACTGAGATTAGCTCCGCAGATGCCCTCACCAGCCTCAGAGATGAAGATGAACTGTTTCTTTTGAGCCTTCTACCTTCGCTGAAGAGGcttaccattaaaaaaagaatggaggTACGGATGAAATTCCAGCAAGTGCTTTATGCTGCCGAGTTTGAGGGCTAA